The DNA region TAAATAGCGTCAAACTTGGAAGGGTCAATGAGATAGAAGACGAGATCAACCATGATATGATGGCAGTGGTACTGGCTCTGTCCGAACAGTGCGGGGATGCTGAGAAATGGGTACATTTCGGTGCCACCTCAAATGATATCCTGGATACACAGGTGGCTCTGCAGATCAGGGACAGCATCAAATTGTTGCGCCAAAAAGCCATTTCTGTCAGGGACGCTTTGGTTAATAAAGCTGAGGAGCATAAAAACACCGTATGCGTGGGCAGGACCCACGGCCAGATCGGTGTACCTACAACTTACGGTCTGCGTTTTGCAGTGTGGGCCAGCGAAATGGACCGGCATCTAATCCGGCTGGACGAACTTGAACCGCGTGCAGCGGTAGGTCAAATGACCGGTGCCGTGGGTACACAGGCTGCTTTCGGGCAGGATGGAATTGAGATCCAGCGCAGGGTAATGGAATATCTGGACCTGGGAAGCGTAGAGGTCTCCACCCAGATCATACAGCGGGATCGGCATGCTGAATTTGTTATGTGGATGGCCAATACTGCCACCACTCTTGATAAGATATGTGTGGAATTGCGCAGTCTCCAGCGCAGCGAGATCGCTGAAGTGGAAGAGAGTTTCGGTAAAAAACAGGTGGGTTCGTCCACAATGCCCCACAAGCGCAATCCCATTAAGAGCGAGCAGGTATGCGGACTGGCCCGAATTATCAGGGGAATGGTAGAACCTGAACTGCTCAATAATACCTTGTGGGATGAGCGGGATTTGACCAATAGTTCAAGTGAGAGGATCATCTTCCCTGAGACCTGTGTACTGACTGATCATATCCTGAAGCTTACAGAAGGTATTGTCACGAATCTGAGGTTCTATCCCGAGAACATCAAGCGCAACCTGAATCTGTTGAATGGTCTTAATATGGGCGAAGCTGTGATGATCGAACTGGCCAAACGGGGTGTGGGCAGGCAGGAGGCCCACGAGATCGTGAGGGTGTGTGCCATGGAGGCCCACGAAACAGGTAGGCATATGAAGGATGTGTTGATGTCAAAGGTTGAGGTGACCCAATATATCAGTCCGGAGGAAATTGAAGAGATCATGGACCCGGAAAAATATATAGGGACAGCAGTGGAGCAGGTTGAAGCTGTGGTAGAGAGAATAAGAAATAAATTATAAATTATTATAAATCTTTTTTTCCATCCTCTGCTTCCATAGTTTGGATTATTCTAATGAAATAATCTATAAATAATGTAAAAAAATGCTTTTTTTTTGATTTTGAATGATAATGAACTATTATTTAGCATTATAAAAGGTTATGAACTTTTATAGAGTTTTTAATATTTTAAAAACAGTAACTATGTTTATTTAATTGAACATTTTATTAGTCCATACAAGTCTTTCAAAATATGATTGGAGGTGAAAAAGTATGAAAATAAGAACAATTTTGGGTATACTGCTGGTCCTTGCGTTAGTGTTGGGTTCTACAGGAATTGCTGTTGCTGATTGTCCAAATCCAGACTGTCCAAATCCGGACTGTCCAAATCCAGACTGTCCAAATCCAGACTGTATACCAAATGAATATGAACATAAGTATTTAGACCGAGGACCTCATCGTAGTAGGTAAGATTAAAAGCGTGGTATAACCACGCACTTTTTTTTACCAATAAATTGTTTAGTAAGACCAGATTCATCTGGCTGAGAAATCCAGCAGATTATCTGAGAGTGAGAAGGTCAGACATTCTATAAAAATAACAGTTATCTATTAATTACTCTGCTTGCTAAGTTTTCATTCCTATTTCCCGCATCTTAGATAAGAGTCCTGCTTCTGGATATATATTTTCAATTCCTCGACCAAATCACAATAATGAACCAAAACACTTAATATTTAGGTTTATTTTTTAAATATGAAGTATTATGAAGCTTATTAAACATTTTTGCACTATTTAATGCATTAAAAATTAAATAAACATGAAGAGTGCTTATATAATTTAAATCTGTTAGTAGTAAATACCAAAAAAGTAGACGATCAAGAAATAGCGGGTAGGGGAGTGGGGTAAATAAATATTCTCCTCCCGCAATTTTTTAAATCATGAAGAAACTGAGCATGTGGTAAACCTATTGATATATTTTATTATTTGATTTTTAGGAAATGGGAGGATTTCTATCATGAGGGTTTTTTATTATTGCTGATACTCATGTTTTTTTCGGGTTGTGTATCTCAGGAAAACATCCTGATTGAAAAAGAAACTCCAATTGATGATGAAACCATTGAGGAGGAAATCATAATGGAAACGTTATCCATTTATTCAGATGTATTCGAGGATGGAGCCACTTTATCATCTACATATACCTGTGATGGGGATGACATATCTCCTGCCATTTCATGGGAAGGAGTCCCTGCTGGCACTGCATCCATGGCTCTTATAATGGACGATCCGGATGCACCAGGCAGAACATTCGTCCACTGGGTGATCTATAATATACCAGCCCGAAGTGGCGGACTTCCATCAGGAGTGGCTAAGAATAATACTCTGGATGACGGCTCGCTTCAGGGAAAGAATGACTTTGCCAAGATTGGTTACAGCGGCCCGGGGGGGAGATCATGGGCAAGTACGGGCGGTAATTTATTTCTCTGAGGAGAAAAGCGGGATTATTTCAAAGAGCCTTTCTCTGTGTCCCATGAGGAAAACAACATCGTCTTCATTGAGTTTTTCTTCTCCCTGGGGATTATTGATAATTTCATTTCCTCTCTTAATGGCAAGAGCAGTAAATCCGCATTTTTTTCTGAGTTCAAGTTCAGCCAGTGTCTTACCTGCTACTGCTGATCCGGATTTGACACTCAATGTCTCAATCTCAATATCGGTTAAGTGATTTTTAAGGTCATCAATGGACCTGGGTTTATGATAAATGTCCCTGAACATCTCATAACCGTCCATGCGTACAATTTCCACGTTCTTCTGGATCTCATCCATGGGGATAAGATACTTTGAAAGTACCCGGGAAAATATTTCAATGGACGTTTCGAACTCCTCGGGAATGACCTCATCAGCACCCAGCTTATACAGTTCTTTCAATTCACTGATATAGCGTATACGTGCTATTATATAGATGGCAGGATTGAGTTTTCGTGCCGTTTCAACCATCATCCTGGTATGTGCGGCATCAGATATTGCCACTACCATCACCCTGGCTTTGTTTATATTTGTCTGTTTGAGGACTTCTTCCTTTGAAGCATCACCATAAATTATCGGTGTACCTTTGCTTTTTTCAGAAATTACCGTCTCCGGGTTCATCTCAACCACTATATAAGGAATTTTTATTGTAGATAGGACCCTTGAAAGATTTCGTCCGTTCATGCCATAACCTGCAATGACCACATGGTTTTCAAGTGCAACATCCGGGTGAGTTTCCTCAATTCTATTGCTAAAAAATGGTAGGTTCATTCGGGAAATCCTCTCTTCAATGGATGGCCCGGACTGGATCATAAAGGGTGTGTTCATCATAGTCAGGATAGCAGAAGCCAGGAACAACTGATAGATTCCATTATCAAGCAGTCCTGTCTGCAAACCGATTAATGAGAGCACAAATGAGAACTCACCGATCTGGGCAAGAGCAAGTCCTACCAAAATAGCAGTATGCATGGGATATCCCAACAGAGCTGAAGTAGAGAAGCTCAATATGAATTTAATAACAATAATAGAGAAGACCACCAGAAGAATAATTGGAACATTATCCAGTACAAATCTCATATCCAGGAGCATACCTATGGAAATAAAGAACAGACTGTTGAAGATATCTCTCAGGGGCAGGATTTCACTCAATGCCTGATGGGAGAATTCCGATTCTGAGATAATCAATCCAACGAGAAACGCACCGATGGCAAGAGAAAGCCCTGCCAACGATGTCAGCATAGCCGTGCCCAGACAGATCACTACTATTCCCAGGAGAAACAGTTCCCTGTTCCGGGTCTTAACAAGCTGGTATAATACGGCAGGTACCAGGAACCTTCCAGCCACCAGCACCAGACCGATCACAAATATGGCTGTCATAAAAGAGAGCACCATTCCCTTGAATGACGTCCCTGCAGTCCCGGCAAGGACCGGGACCAGTAAGATCATTAAGATTATACTCAGATCCTGAAAGATCAAAATGCTTATTGAGACCTTGCCATAAGGACTTTCCACTTCACCTCTTTCTGACAGGATCTTAAGCACTATGGCTGTACTGCTCAGGGCTACCATAAATCCAAGAAAGATTGCCAGACCCAGAGGTTGTCCTGCTGCCATTGCAATAACAGTAACGACTGCCGTTGTAAGTGAAACCTGCAAACCTCCCCCCATAATTACCAATCGTCTGGATTTAATGAGTTCTTTCAAAGAAAATTCAATCCCGATGGTGAATAAGAGCAAAATAACACCAATCTCGGCAAACAGTTCGATCAAAACCTGATCATTTACCAGCCCCAAAACAGAAGGACCGATCAGCACACCGGTAATAAGATATCCCACAATAGGAACTATGCGCAATTTATGAAATAAGAAGACAATTACTACTGATAGCCCAAAGATGATGGCAAAATCATTTAATACGTTAATAATCTCTGTCACATTATACTCTTTTCATGGCCGGAATTAAATAGACCATTGATATAATCATAGGGATCCACATCATTAGCCCTGGATCTGCAGCCGCCGTGGCAGTCCTCGATAAGAGCACACCGGGCGCAATCTAACTGGTACAGTCTTATTTATGTATTACCCTTATGACCAAAATCTTATTATATCGTCAAATCACACTAACAATCATTATGTGTTACAATATATATAATTGATAACATAAATGGCGATACTATTTATATTTGTTTAATATGAACCTCACAGGAGTAACAATACTTGCACATACCAGACGGACTTATTCCATTCCCGCAGTACATTATATATTGGTTACTTGTGCTGCCGCCTGTGTATCTTTCCCTTAAATGGGCCAGGCAGGAACTGGACGAGATGAAAACGCCACTGCTGGCAGTGCTGGCAGCCGGGATATTTGCCATCCAGGCCATTAATCTGCCTATTGGAATGGGTACCAGCGGGCATATGGTAGGGGCTGTGCTGGCTGCTATCATCCTGGGTTCCCCCTATGCTGGGCTACTATTGATCACACTTGTCCTGGTAGTACAGGCGTTCGTGTTCTATGACGGCGGAATTACCACACTGGGAGCCAACATATTTAATATGGGACTGGTAAGCAGCTGGTCCGGATATTATACATACCGCTGGCTGGAAGGCAGGCTGGGTACTGTAAAGGCCTCATTTGCCGGGGCCTGGGTGGGTCTGTTTCTTTCTGCGATTGTAGCAACGTTTCAAATATTTCTTGCAGGGGCATTTCCATTGGTTGAAGCACTCGTGGTTATGGGTACATTCCATGCAGTCATCGGTTTGGTAGGGGAGGGATTCATAACAGCCATTGTTGTAAAATCAATTATGGTATCCCGACCAGATATAATGAAGTTGGAACAACGAAAACCATTATCAAAAAACATGCAGTTGATAGGTATAGCCATTGTATTTATTTTAGCTATTGCAGCTCCATATATAGCATCCACAAATCCGGACGGACTGGAGCAAGCCATGATACACATCATGGGAGAGGAACAGGCAGCTAACCTGGAAACTTCCATCCAGTACAGTGCACCCATGGCTGATTATTCCATACCTGGCCTGGGGCGGGCCGGAGAGGTAGGAGCGGTAGCTATAGGAACATTGATTTTATTAGGAGTAGGTCTTCTGCTTGCAAAGTTAATTAGGACAAAACAGGATGTCCGTATCATGGATCTTGAGGAAAATGTGACTGGAAAAGGGACTGAAAATGAGAACGGCTGGGTGTCACAAGATAGGGATTGGGGTACACCCTATATTATAGAAACAAGGAACCTGGTGCATGGTTACCACAGCAGTTCAACCAAAGCCTTGAACGGTATCGATTTTTGCGTAAGATCTGGGGAGAGAATAGTGCTGCTTGGTGCCAACGGGGCTGGGAAATCCACATTGTTCAAACATTTGAACGGGATATTGAAACCCGCTTCCGGAGAGGTGCTTATTAAGGGGAAGTCCATCGATAAAACCAACATCAAGGAAGTGCGCAGGACAGTTGGTGTAGTATTCCAGGACCCTGATGACCAGATCTTCTCACCCACAGTAGCCCAGGATGTAGCTTTCGGACCCATGAACCTTGGACTACCAGAAAAAGAAATTAAACGCAGAGTAAAGAGAGCACTTGAGATGGTACGGCTTACAGGTTATGAGGACAGAGCTCCACACCATCTAAGCGGTGGAGAGAAGAAGCGCGTGGCCATTGCAGGTATCCTGGCTATGAAACCAGAGGTCCTTATATTGGATGAACCTACCACTGGCCTTGATCCGGGAGCGGCAGCCAGGCTTATGCGGCTTATAATGAAAATGAACAGTAATCTCGGTATTACAATAATTATTGCCACCCATGAAGTTGATCTTGTTCCCGATTTTGCCCAAAGGATATGTGTATTATCTGCTGGCAAGATCATAGGAGAAGGAACACCTGCAGAGATATTCAGCCGTCCGGATCTTATAGCGAAAACACATTTGAGACTTCCATTGGTAGCCCAGTTAATGGAGCAGCTAAGGGCGGCTGACCTTGATGTGGAAGTGGAACTTACCATTGACGGGGCAAAAAGTGAAATATTAAAAGCAGCAGGCCGGTAGCATGCACATCACCCTTACAGATATCGAACGTGAGGCTTACAAATCAAGCTTGCTCCATAACATGGATGGGCGCATCAAGATTATCATGACACTGGTAGTGATTATTTATGCGGTCAGTCTCCCCAGGCTTGATATTAATACCATTGAACGGCTGGGTATTGTGTGGTTGTATCTTGTAACTCTCTTGATCGTTGCCAGGTTGAATCCGGTCTATGCCGCAGCCAGGATAGCTATTGCACTGCCTTTCGGTCTGGGGATATCTGTACTGCAGCCTTTTATCAGGCAGCCATTCATCAAGGACTTTACTGTTATCTATTTACTGCCCCTTGACATTACTATAACAGAAGAAGGACTGTTATTTGGAAGCATTCTTTTTTCCAAATTCATGGTATGCGTCACGGCAGTGGTGCTGTTATCATCCACTACCCAG from Methanosarcinales archaeon includes:
- a CDS encoding adenylosuccinate lyase, whose translation is MAIHPIEYRYGTPEMKYVWSEESKLNKLLQVEAALAKAEADVGMIPIKAAKKIAESINSVKLGRVNEIEDEINHDMMAVVLALSEQCGDAEKWVHFGATSNDILDTQVALQIRDSIKLLRQKAISVRDALVNKAEEHKNTVCVGRTHGQIGVPTTYGLRFAVWASEMDRHLIRLDELEPRAAVGQMTGAVGTQAAFGQDGIEIQRRVMEYLDLGSVEVSTQIIQRDRHAEFVMWMANTATTLDKICVELRSLQRSEIAEVEESFGKKQVGSSTMPHKRNPIKSEQVCGLARIIRGMVEPELLNNTLWDERDLTNSSSERIIFPETCVLTDHILKLTEGIVTNLRFYPENIKRNLNLLNGLNMGEAVMIELAKRGVGRQEAHEIVRVCAMEAHETGRHMKDVLMSKVEVTQYISPEEIEEIMDPEKYIGTAVEQVEAVVERIRNKL
- the cbiQ gene encoding cobalt ECF transporter T component CbiQ, whose protein sequence is MHITLTDIEREAYKSSLLHNMDGRIKIIMTLVVIIYAVSLPRLDINTIERLGIVWLYLVTLLIVARLNPVYAAARIAIALPFGLGISVLQPFIRQPFIKDFTVIYLLPLDITITEEGLLFGSILFSKFMVCVTAVVLLSSTTQMQDMVSSARRLGLPAEITLLFSMMVRYLFVFWGMLKRIRTAQKTRCFDIWNKNVPRRWILEQIGHSISALFIRSYEQGERTYQSMLCRAYSADSQICVGKQTLGFGDYMVFSITFVMIIGVQIFI
- the cbiM gene encoding cobalt transporter CbiM; the encoded protein is MHIPDGLIPFPQYIIYWLLVLPPVYLSLKWARQELDEMKTPLLAVLAAGIFAIQAINLPIGMGTSGHMVGAVLAAIILGSPYAGLLLITLVLVVQAFVFYDGGITTLGANIFNMGLVSSWSGYYTYRWLEGRLGTVKASFAGAWVGLFLSAIVATFQIFLAGAFPLVEALVVMGTFHAVIGLVGEGFITAIVVKSIMVSRPDIMKLEQRKPLSKNMQLIGIAIVFILAIAAPYIASTNPDGLEQAMIHIMGEEQAANLETSIQYSAPMADYSIPGLGRAGEVGAVAIGTLILLGVGLLLAKLIRTKQDVRIMDLEENVTGKGTENENGWVSQDRDWGTPYIIETRNLVHGYHSSSTKALNGIDFCVRSGERIVLLGANGAGKSTLFKHLNGILKPASGEVLIKGKSIDKTNIKEVRRTVGVVFQDPDDQIFSPTVAQDVAFGPMNLGLPEKEIKRRVKRALEMVRLTGYEDRAPHHLSGGEKKRVAIAGILAMKPEVLILDEPTTGLDPGAAARLMRLIMKMNSNLGITIIIATHEVDLVPDFAQRICVLSAGKIIGEGTPAEIFSRPDLIAKTHLRLPLVAQLMEQLRAADLDVEVELTIDGAKSEILKAAGR
- a CDS encoding YbhB/YbcL family Raf kinase inhibitor-like protein, which produces METLSIYSDVFEDGATLSSTYTCDGDDISPAISWEGVPAGTASMALIMDDPDAPGRTFVHWVIYNIPARSGGLPSGVAKNNTLDDGSLQGKNDFAKIGYSGPGGRSWASTGGNLFL
- a CDS encoding cation:proton antiporter — protein: MINVLNDFAIIFGLSVVIVFLFHKLRIVPIVGYLITGVLIGPSVLGLVNDQVLIELFAEIGVILLLFTIGIEFSLKELIKSRRLVIMGGGLQVSLTTAVVTVIAMAAGQPLGLAIFLGFMVALSSTAIVLKILSERGEVESPYGKVSISILIFQDLSIILMILLVPVLAGTAGTSFKGMVLSFMTAIFVIGLVLVAGRFLVPAVLYQLVKTRNRELFLLGIVVICLGTAMLTSLAGLSLAIGAFLVGLIISESEFSHQALSEILPLRDIFNSLFFISIGMLLDMRFVLDNVPIILLVVFSIIVIKFILSFSTSALLGYPMHTAILVGLALAQIGEFSFVLSLIGLQTGLLDNGIYQLFLASAILTMMNTPFMIQSGPSIEERISRMNLPFFSNRIEETHPDVALENHVVIAGYGMNGRNLSRVLSTIKIPYIVVEMNPETVISEKSKGTPIIYGDASKEEVLKQTNINKARVMVVAISDAAHTRMMVETARKLNPAIYIIARIRYISELKELYKLGADEVIPEEFETSIEIFSRVLSKYLIPMDEIQKNVEIVRMDGYEMFRDIYHKPRSIDDLKNHLTDIEIETLSVKSGSAVAGKTLAELELRKKCGFTALAIKRGNEIINNPQGEEKLNEDDVVFLMGHRERLFEIIPLFSSEK